Proteins from a single region of Pseudomonas phenolilytica:
- a CDS encoding peptidylprolyl isomerase, with protein sequence MIKLHTNYGVITVKLFEDKAPETTANFKEYVKSGHYDGTIFHRVIGNFMIQGGGFEPGMKQKATRAPIKNEANNGLSNKTGTLAMARTMEPHSASAQFFINVKDNDFLDHSAPTVQGWGYAVFGEVTDGMDVVEKIKGVATTMKSGHQDVPVDDVVIEKAEIVE encoded by the coding sequence ATGATCAAACTGCATACCAATTACGGCGTCATCACCGTCAAGCTGTTCGAAGATAAAGCGCCGGAAACCACGGCCAATTTCAAGGAATACGTGAAGAGCGGCCATTACGACGGCACCATCTTCCATCGCGTGATCGGCAATTTCATGATCCAGGGCGGCGGTTTCGAGCCGGGCATGAAGCAGAAAGCCACCCGTGCACCGATCAAGAACGAGGCCAACAACGGCCTGTCGAACAAGACCGGTACCCTGGCGATGGCCCGCACGATGGAGCCGCATTCGGCTTCCGCGCAGTTTTTCATCAACGTCAAGGACAACGATTTCCTCGATCACAGCGCACCGACCGTTCAGGGCTGGGGCTACGCCGTATTCGGCGAAGTGACCGACGGCATGGACGTGGTCGAGAAGATCAAGGGCGTGGCCACCACCATGAAGTCCGGCCATCAGGACGTCCCGGTGGATGACGTGGTGATCGAAAAGGCCGAGATCGTCGAGTAA
- the lpxH gene encoding UDP-2,3-diacylglucosamine diphosphatase — MILLISDLHLEEERPDITRAFLHFLQTRAPQAEALYILGDFFEVWIGDDAMTPFQQSITQALRSLSERGTRIYLMHGNRDFMLGKHFCRAAGCELLADPTVVSLQGERTLLMHGDSLCTRDEGYMRLRRLLRNPLSLFILRNLPLATRRKLARKLRNESRTQTRMKASDIIDVTPEEVVRAMREHRARRLIHGHTHRPAIHALELDGQPAQRIVLGDWDQQGWALQIDEQGFNQAPFALD; from the coding sequence GTGATCCTGCTGATCTCCGATCTGCATCTCGAAGAGGAGCGCCCGGATATCACCCGGGCGTTTCTGCATTTTCTCCAGACGCGCGCGCCGCAGGCCGAAGCGCTGTACATCCTCGGCGATTTCTTCGAGGTGTGGATCGGCGACGATGCCATGACGCCGTTTCAGCAATCGATCACGCAGGCCTTGCGTTCGCTGAGCGAGCGCGGCACCCGCATCTATCTGATGCACGGCAATCGCGATTTCATGCTCGGCAAACATTTTTGCCGGGCGGCCGGCTGCGAACTGCTGGCAGACCCCACGGTTGTGAGCCTGCAAGGCGAGCGCACCCTGCTGATGCACGGCGACAGCCTGTGTACCCGAGATGAGGGTTATATGCGCTTGCGGCGCCTGCTGCGTAACCCACTCAGCCTGTTCATCCTGCGCAACCTGCCACTGGCCACGCGCCGGAAGCTGGCGCGCAAGCTACGCAACGAAAGCCGCACGCAAACCCGCATGAAGGCCAGCGACATCATCGACGTGACACCCGAGGAAGTTGTGCGAGCCATGCGTGAACACCGGGCGCGCCGCCTGATTCATGGCCATACACATCGCCCCGCCATCCACGCGCTGGAACTCGATGGCCAGCCAGCTCAACGCATCGTGCTGGGGGATTGGGATCAGCAAGGCTGGGCACTACAGATCGACGAGCAGGGCTTCAACCAAGCCCCATTCGCTCTGGACTGA
- a CDS encoding glutamine--tRNA ligase/YqeY domain fusion protein, with product MSKPIVEKAANFLRPIVQSDLEAGKHAKIITRFPPEPNGYLHIGHAKSICLNFGLAEEFGGECNLRFDDTNPAKEDQEYIDAIKADVEWLGFKWAGEEHYASDYFDQLYEWAIHLIQAGKAFVCDLNAEEMRAYRGSLTEPGKNSPFRERSVEENLDLFARMRGGEFPDGARSLRAKIDMASPNINLRDPILYRIRHAHHHQTGDKWCIYPSYDFTHGQSDAIEGITHSICTLEFEDHRPLYEWFLANLPVPAQPRQYEFARLNLNYTITSKRKLKQLVDEGHVNGWDDPRMSTLSGYRRRGYTPASIRAFCDMIGVNRAGGLVDIGMLEFAIREDLDANAARAMCVLKPLKVVITNYPEGQVENLELPRHPKQDMGVRVLPFSREIYIDASDFEEVPPAGYKRLIPGGEVRLRGSYVIRADEAIKDAEGNIVELRCSYDENTLGKNPEGRKVKGVIHWVPAAESVECEVRLYDRLFKAANPEKTDEEGGSFLDNINPESLVVLKGCRAEPSLANAAPEERFQFEREGYFCADLKDSKPGAPVFNRTVTLRDSWGQ from the coding sequence ATGAGCAAGCCAATCGTCGAAAAAGCCGCCAATTTCCTGCGCCCGATCGTTCAGTCTGATCTGGAAGCCGGCAAGCACGCCAAGATCATCACGCGCTTCCCGCCGGAGCCCAACGGTTACCTGCATATCGGTCACGCCAAGTCGATCTGCCTGAACTTCGGCCTGGCCGAGGAGTTCGGCGGCGAGTGCAACCTGCGCTTTGACGACACCAATCCGGCCAAGGAAGACCAGGAGTACATCGATGCGATCAAGGCCGACGTCGAGTGGCTGGGCTTCAAGTGGGCCGGTGAGGAGCACTATGCCTCCGACTATTTCGATCAGTTGTACGAGTGGGCGATTCATCTGATCCAGGCCGGCAAGGCCTTCGTTTGCGACCTCAATGCCGAGGAGATGCGCGCCTACCGCGGCAGCCTGACCGAACCGGGCAAGAACAGCCCGTTCCGCGAGCGCAGCGTCGAGGAGAACCTCGACCTGTTCGCCCGCATGAGGGGCGGCGAGTTCCCCGACGGCGCCCGCTCGCTGCGCGCCAAGATCGACATGGCGTCGCCGAACATCAACCTGCGCGACCCGATCCTCTACCGCATCCGTCACGCCCATCATCACCAGACCGGCGACAAGTGGTGCATTTACCCGAGCTACGACTTCACCCACGGGCAGTCGGACGCCATCGAAGGCATCACGCATTCGATCTGCACTCTGGAATTCGAGGATCACCGCCCGCTCTACGAATGGTTCCTCGCCAACCTGCCGGTGCCGGCCCAGCCGCGCCAGTACGAGTTCGCCCGCCTCAACCTGAACTACACCATCACCAGCAAGCGCAAGCTCAAGCAGCTGGTCGATGAAGGCCACGTGAATGGCTGGGACGACCCGCGCATGTCGACCCTGTCCGGCTACCGTCGCCGCGGCTACACCCCGGCGTCGATCCGCGCCTTCTGCGACATGATCGGCGTCAACCGCGCCGGCGGCCTGGTCGACATCGGCATGCTGGAGTTCGCCATCCGCGAGGACCTGGACGCCAACGCCGCGCGCGCCATGTGCGTGCTCAAGCCGCTCAAGGTGGTGATCACCAACTATCCGGAAGGCCAGGTCGAGAACCTTGAGCTGCCGCGCCATCCCAAGCAGGACATGGGCGTGCGCGTGCTGCCGTTCTCCCGCGAGATCTACATCGACGCCAGCGACTTCGAGGAAGTCCCGCCGGCCGGCTACAAGCGTCTGATCCCCGGCGGCGAAGTGCGCCTGCGCGGCAGCTACGTGATCCGCGCCGACGAGGCGATCAAGGATGCCGAAGGCAATATCGTCGAGCTGCGCTGCTCCTACGACGAGAACACCCTGGGCAAGAACCCGGAAGGCCGCAAGGTCAAGGGCGTGATCCACTGGGTGCCGGCCGCCGAGAGCGTCGAGTGCGAGGTGCGCCTGTACGACCGCCTGTTCAAGGCCGCCAACCCGGAGAAGACCGACGAGGAGGGCGGCAGCTTCCTCGACAACATCAACCCGGAGTCGCTGGTGGTGCTCAAGGGCTGCCGCGCCGAGCCGTCGCTGGCCAATGCCGCGCCGGAAGAACGCTTCCAGTTCGAACGCGAGGGCTACTTCTGCGCCGACCTGAAGGATTCGAAGCCGGGCGCCCCGGTGTTCAACCGTACCGTGACCCTGCGCGACTCCTGGGGGCAGTGA
- a CDS encoding OmpA family protein produces the protein MKLKNTLGVVIGSMVAATSFGALAQGQGAVEVEAFGKHYFSDSSRGFEDEGELYGAGASYFLTDDVSLGLSYGEYHDVTSDDPVNGSHKNIKGSLTSLDAAYHFGAPGVGLRPYVSAGVAHQSIGQAARSGRDHSTYANIGAGLKYYFTENLFAKASVDGMHNIDRGDSEWMAGVGVGLNFGGGARQVAAVEPTPEPAPAPIVDTEPEPAPEVVRVELDVKFDFDKSRVREESYGDIKNLADFMQQYPQTSTTVEGHTDSVGTDQYNQRLSERRAEAVRDVLVNQYGVEGGRVNSVGYGESRPVADNATDAGRQINRRVEAEVEAQVK, from the coding sequence ATGAAACTTAAGAATACCTTGGGCGTTGTCATTGGCTCGATGGTAGCCGCTACTTCGTTCGGCGCGTTGGCCCAGGGCCAGGGGGCTGTCGAGGTCGAAGCATTCGGTAAGCACTATTTCTCCGATAGCTCGCGCGGCTTCGAAGACGAGGGCGAACTGTACGGCGCCGGCGCCAGCTATTTCCTGACCGATGACGTCTCGCTGGGCCTGTCCTACGGCGAATACCACGACGTTACCTCCGACGATCCGGTCAACGGCAGCCACAAGAACATCAAGGGCAGCCTGACCTCGCTGGATGCGGCGTACCACTTCGGCGCGCCGGGCGTTGGTCTACGCCCGTACGTATCCGCTGGTGTGGCTCACCAGAGCATCGGCCAGGCCGCTCGCAGCGGTCGTGATCACAGCACCTACGCCAACATCGGTGCTGGCCTGAAGTACTACTTCACCGAAAACCTGTTCGCCAAGGCGAGCGTGGACGGCATGCACAACATCGATCGCGGCGACTCCGAGTGGATGGCTGGCGTGGGTGTTGGTCTGAACTTCGGCGGTGGTGCGCGTCAGGTTGCGGCTGTCGAGCCGACCCCGGAACCGGCACCGGCTCCGATCGTCGACACCGAGCCGGAACCGGCTCCGGAAGTGGTGCGTGTCGAACTGGATGTGAAGTTCGACTTCGACAAGTCGCGCGTCCGTGAAGAAAGCTATGGCGATATCAAGAACCTGGCTGACTTCATGCAACAGTATCCGCAGACCAGCACCACTGTTGAGGGGCACACCGACTCCGTAGGTACCGACCAGTACAACCAGCGCCTCTCCGAGCGTCGCGCTGAAGCGGTTCGTGACGTTCTGGTCAACCAGTACGGCGTTGAAGGCGGTCGTGTGAATTCGGTGGGTTATGGTGAGTCTCGTCCGGTTGCAGACAACGCTACCGATGCGGGCCGTCAGATCAACCGTCGTGTTGAGGCCGAAGTGGAAGCTCAGGTTAAGTAA
- a CDS encoding tRNA-(ms[2]io[6]A)-hydroxylase, with product MLPEIHEFLGCRTPGTWVAAALDQQDVMLLDHKNCEFKAASTALSLIARYGQHLDLINYMSRLAREELVHHEQVLRLLKRRKIALRPVSASRYASGLRAVVRTHEPHKLTDTLVVGAFIEARSCERFEAMVPHLDEELGRFYFGLLKSEARHFQNYLRFAYQYGEAADVDRTIERVRLVERELIESPDSEFRFHSGVPLAA from the coding sequence GTGCTGCCTGAAATACACGAATTCCTGGGCTGTCGAACTCCTGGCACATGGGTCGCTGCTGCTCTGGATCAGCAGGATGTGATGCTGCTCGATCACAAGAACTGCGAATTCAAGGCCGCCTCCACCGCGCTGAGCCTGATTGCTCGTTACGGCCAGCATCTGGATCTGATCAACTACATGTCCCGTCTGGCGCGTGAAGAGCTGGTGCATCACGAGCAGGTGCTGAGGCTTCTCAAACGTCGCAAGATCGCTCTGCGTCCCGTCTCGGCCAGTCGCTACGCGTCCGGGCTTCGCGCAGTCGTGCGTACTCACGAGCCGCACAAGCTGACGGATACGTTGGTGGTCGGGGCTTTTATCGAGGCGCGTTCGTGCGAGCGCTTCGAAGCGATGGTGCCGCACCTGGATGAGGAGCTGGGCCGCTTCTATTTTGGTCTGCTGAAGTCCGAGGCGCGGCACTTCCAGAACTACCTGCGCTTCGCCTACCAGTACGGGGAGGCCGCCGATGTCGATCGCACGATCGAGCGGGTGCGCCTGGTCGAGCGGGAATTGATCGAGAGTCCGGACAGCGAATTCCGCTTTCACAGCGGAGTGCCGCTCGCGGCCTGA
- a CDS encoding DUF1289 domain-containing protein, translating to MSNQRIQTPCVGLCSTVYGDLVCRGCKRFHQEVVNWNAYRDEEKWAVWRRLETLLAQVMAAKMDVFDADLLRRQLESRQIRFVAEQSPYCWAYQLIARGSRVIQQLEAYGVVVLPEFRQWSLPQLRDAIDREFFLLSEAHYERYMAPRFLAPVTDRFA from the coding sequence ATGTCCAATCAACGTATCCAGACTCCTTGCGTGGGCCTTTGCTCTACGGTTTATGGCGATCTCGTTTGTCGTGGGTGCAAACGCTTTCACCAAGAGGTGGTGAATTGGAATGCCTATCGGGACGAAGAGAAATGGGCGGTCTGGCGGAGACTGGAAACCCTGCTGGCACAAGTGATGGCGGCGAAGATGGATGTGTTCGATGCGGATCTGCTGCGCCGGCAACTGGAGTCCCGCCAGATTCGTTTCGTGGCCGAGCAATCTCCTTACTGTTGGGCGTATCAGCTTATTGCGCGCGGTTCGCGTGTCATTCAGCAACTCGAGGCCTATGGCGTGGTGGTGTTGCCAGAGTTTCGTCAGTGGTCGTTGCCGCAGTTGCGCGATGCCATCGACCGTGAGTTCTTCCTGCTTTCCGAGGCGCATTACGAGCGTTACATGGCCCCGCGCTTTCTCGCCCCGGTCACCGATCGGTTTGCCTAG
- the sigX gene encoding RNA polymerase sigma factor SigX, whose amino-acid sequence MTKTQSTIPRYDPRQLSDEELVQYARVELFHITRAYEELMRRYQRTLFNVCARYLGNDRDADDVCQEVMLKVLYGLKNFEGKSKFKTWLYSITYNECITQYRKERRKRRLLDALSLDPLEEASEEKAPRVEEKGGLDRWLVHVNPIDREILVLRFVAELEFQEIADIMHMGLSATKMRYKRALDKLRENFSEPIET is encoded by the coding sequence TTGACTAAAACCCAATCGACCATCCCGCGCTACGATCCTCGCCAACTCAGCGACGAAGAGTTGGTGCAGTATGCCCGTGTCGAGTTGTTTCATATAACTCGGGCATATGAGGAGTTGATGCGTCGTTATCAGCGCACCCTGTTCAATGTCTGTGCTCGTTACTTGGGCAATGATCGCGATGCCGACGATGTTTGTCAGGAGGTCATGCTCAAGGTTTTGTATGGCTTGAAGAACTTTGAAGGAAAATCGAAGTTCAAGACCTGGCTATATAGCATTACCTATAATGAGTGCATTACCCAATATCGCAAAGAGCGTCGCAAGCGTCGCCTGCTCGATGCGCTTAGCCTCGATCCGCTCGAAGAAGCCTCCGAAGAGAAAGCTCCTCGCGTCGAGGAGAAGGGTGGTCTTGATCGATGGCTAGTACATGTCAATCCTATCGATCGGGAAATACTGGTGCTGCGATTTGTCGCAGAACTGGAATTTCAGGAAATCGCCGACATAATGCACATGGGATTAAGTGCAACGAAGATGCGCTACAAGCGTGCATTGGATAAACTTAGAGAAAATTTTTCCGAACCAATCGAAACTTAA
- the acnB gene encoding bifunctional aconitate hydratase 2/2-methylisocitrate dehydratase — protein sequence MLEAYRKHVEERAAQGVVPQPLNAEQTAGLIELLKNPPAGEEEFLLDLITNRVPAGVDEAAYVKAGFLSAIAKGEATSPLIGKQRAVELLGTMQGGYNIATLVELLDNPELANVTAEQLKHTLLMFDAFHDVAERAKKGNAAAQAVLQSWAEGEWFQNRPALAEKITLSVFKVTGETNTDDLSPAPDAWSRPDIPLHALAMLKMARDGINPDVPGSVGPIKQMEALKAKGFPVAYVGDVVGTGSSRKSATNSVLWFFGDDIPNVPNKRAGGFCFGTKIAPIFYNTMEDAGALPIEFDCTNLAMGDVIDVYPYKGEVRRHDSNELVTTFQLKTDVLLDEVRAGGRIPLIIGRGLTEKARAELGLAPSTLFKKPEAPADSGKGFTLAQKMVGRACGLPEGQGVRPGTYCEPKMTTVGSQDTTGPMTRDELKDLACLGFSADLVMQSFCHTAAYPKPIDVNTHHTLPDFIMNRGGVSLRPGDGIIHSWLNRMLLPDTVGTGGDSHTRFPIGISFPAGSGLVAFAAATGVMPLDMPESVLVRFKGKMQPGITLRDLVHAIPYYAIQQGLLTVEKKGKKNIFSGRILEIEGLTGLTVEQAFELSDASAERSAAGCTIKLPEDSIAEYLKSNITLLRWMIGEGYGDARTLERRAQAMEAWLAKPQLLEADKDAEYAAVIEIDLAEIKEPVLCAPNDPDDARLLSTVQGRKIDEVFIGSCMTNIGHFRAAGKLLDKVKGGIPTRLWLAPPTKMDAHQLTEEGYYGIYGKAGARMEMPGCSLCMGNQARVQTGSTVVSTSTRNFPNRLGDATDVFLASAELAAVASILGKLPTVEEYMAYAKDIDSMAADVYRYLSFDQIAEFREAAEKAKIQVVEV from the coding sequence GTGCTTGAAGCCTATCGCAAACACGTAGAAGAGCGTGCCGCCCAGGGCGTCGTGCCCCAGCCGCTGAACGCCGAACAGACCGCAGGCCTGATCGAGCTGCTGAAGAACCCGCCGGCTGGCGAAGAAGAATTCCTGCTTGACCTGATCACCAACCGCGTTCCTGCGGGCGTCGACGAAGCCGCCTACGTCAAGGCCGGCTTCCTGTCCGCCATCGCCAAGGGTGAAGCCACTTCCCCGCTGATCGGCAAGCAGCGCGCAGTCGAGCTGCTGGGCACCATGCAGGGCGGCTACAACATCGCCACCCTGGTCGAGCTGCTGGACAACCCCGAGCTGGCGAACGTCACCGCCGAACAGCTGAAGCACACCCTGCTGATGTTCGACGCCTTCCACGACGTCGCCGAGCGCGCCAAGAAGGGCAATGCCGCCGCTCAAGCCGTGCTGCAGTCCTGGGCCGAAGGCGAGTGGTTCCAGAACCGCCCGGCCCTGGCTGAAAAGATCACCCTGTCCGTGTTCAAGGTCACCGGCGAAACCAACACCGACGACCTGTCCCCGGCTCCGGATGCCTGGTCGCGCCCGGACATCCCGCTGCACGCCCTGGCCATGCTGAAGATGGCCCGCGACGGCATCAACCCGGACGTTCCTGGCTCGGTCGGCCCCATCAAGCAGATGGAAGCATTGAAGGCCAAGGGTTTCCCGGTTGCCTACGTCGGCGACGTGGTCGGCACCGGTTCGTCCCGCAAGTCCGCCACCAACTCCGTGCTGTGGTTCTTCGGTGACGACATCCCGAACGTGCCGAACAAGCGCGCCGGTGGTTTCTGCTTCGGCACCAAGATCGCCCCGATCTTCTACAACACCATGGAAGACGCCGGCGCCCTGCCGATCGAATTCGACTGCACCAACCTGGCCATGGGCGACGTCATCGACGTGTACCCGTACAAGGGTGAAGTGCGTCGTCACGACAGCAACGAGCTGGTCACCACCTTCCAGCTGAAGACCGACGTGCTGCTGGACGAAGTCCGCGCCGGCGGCCGTATCCCGCTGATCATTGGCCGCGGCCTGACCGAGAAGGCCCGCGCCGAGCTGGGTCTGGCTCCGTCCACCCTGTTCAAGAAGCCGGAAGCGCCGGCTGACAGCGGCAAGGGCTTCACCCTTGCCCAAAAGATGGTCGGCCGCGCCTGCGGTCTGCCGGAAGGCCAGGGCGTGCGCCCGGGCACCTACTGCGAACCGAAGATGACCACCGTCGGTTCCCAGGACACCACCGGCCCGATGACCCGCGACGAGCTGAAGGACCTTGCTTGCCTGGGCTTCTCCGCCGACCTGGTGATGCAGTCCTTCTGCCACACCGCCGCCTATCCGAAGCCCATCGACGTCAATACCCACCACACCCTGCCGGACTTCATCATGAACCGTGGCGGTGTGTCCCTGCGTCCGGGCGACGGCATCATCCACAGCTGGCTGAACCGCATGCTGCTGCCGGATACCGTCGGCACCGGTGGCGACTCGCACACCCGTTTTCCGATCGGCATCTCGTTCCCGGCCGGCTCCGGTCTGGTGGCCTTCGCCGCCGCCACCGGCGTCATGCCGCTGGACATGCCGGAGTCCGTGCTGGTGCGCTTCAAGGGCAAGATGCAGCCCGGCATCACCCTGCGTGACCTGGTGCATGCCATCCCCTACTATGCCATTCAGCAGGGCCTGCTGACTGTCGAGAAGAAGGGCAAGAAGAACATCTTCTCCGGCCGCATCCTGGAAATCGAAGGTCTGACCGGCCTGACCGTCGAACAAGCCTTCGAACTGTCCGACGCCTCCGCCGAGCGCTCGGCTGCCGGTTGCACCATCAAGCTGCCGGAAGACTCGATCGCCGAGTACCTGAAGTCCAACATCACCCTGCTGCGCTGGATGATCGGCGAAGGCTACGGCGATGCTCGCACCCTGGAGCGTCGCGCCCAGGCGATGGAAGCCTGGCTGGCCAAGCCGCAACTGCTGGAAGCCGACAAGGACGCCGAATACGCGGCCGTGATCGAGATCGATCTGGCCGAGATCAAGGAGCCGGTCCTGTGTGCCCCGAACGACCCGGACGACGCACGCCTGCTGTCCACCGTTCAAGGCCGCAAGATCGATGAAGTGTTCATCGGTTCCTGCATGACCAACATCGGTCACTTCCGCGCCGCCGGCAAGCTGCTGGACAAGGTCAAGGGTGGCATTCCGACCCGTCTGTGGCTGGCTCCGCCGACCAAGATGGACGCCCACCAGCTCACCGAAGAAGGCTACTACGGCATCTACGGCAAGGCTGGCGCGCGCATGGAAATGCCGGGCTGCTCGCTGTGCATGGGTAACCAGGCCCGCGTGCAGACCGGTTCGACCGTGGTTTCCACCTCGACCCGTAACTTCCCGAACCGTCTGGGCGATGCCACCGACGTATTCCTGGCTTCCGCCGAACTGGCAGCGGTCGCTTCGATTCTCGGCAAGCTGCCGACCGTCGAGGAATACATGGCTTATGCGAAGGACATCGACAGCATGGCTGCCGACGTCTACCGCTACCTGAGCTTCGACCAGATCGCCGAGTTCCGTGAGGCTGCGGAAAAAGCGAAGATCCAAGTCGTCGAAGTCTGA
- the cysS gene encoding cysteine--tRNA ligase: MTLSIYSTLSKSKDEFKPLEGNKVRMYVCGMTVYDFCHIGHARVMVAFDVVARWLRHRGYELTYVRNITDIDDKIIKRANENGESFQDLVGRMIAAMHEDEARLNVLRPDIEPRATDHIAGMHAMIQTLIDKGFAYAPGNGDVYYRVGKFEGYGKLSRRKIEDLKIGARIEVDEAKEDPLDFVLWKGAKPGEPSWESPWGAGRPGWHIECSVMSTCCLGETFDIHGGGPDLVFPHHENEIAQSEAATGKLYANAWMHAGAVRVDGEKMSKSLGNFFTIREVLEKYHPEVVRYLLVSSHYRSPINYSEDSLREAKGALERFYNGFKGLPAAAPTGGEEFVARFGAAMDDDFNSPEACAVLFEMIREVNRLRESDLNAAAALAARLKELAGVLGVLQLEPDAFLQAGAAGKVDASEVEALIAARLQARAEKNWAESDRIRDQLTAMGVLLEDGKGGTTWRLAE; the protein is encoded by the coding sequence ATGACGCTTTCCATCTACAGCACCCTGTCCAAGAGCAAGGATGAGTTCAAGCCGCTGGAAGGCAACAAGGTCCGCATGTACGTGTGCGGCATGACCGTCTACGACTTCTGCCACATCGGCCACGCGCGGGTGATGGTGGCGTTCGACGTGGTCGCCCGCTGGCTGCGCCATCGCGGCTATGAGCTGACCTACGTGCGCAACATCACCGACATCGACGACAAGATCATCAAGCGCGCCAACGAGAACGGCGAGTCGTTCCAGGATCTGGTCGGCCGGATGATCGCCGCGATGCACGAGGACGAGGCGCGCCTCAACGTGCTGCGCCCGGATATCGAGCCGCGCGCCACCGACCATATCGCCGGCATGCACGCGATGATCCAGACCCTGATCGACAAGGGCTTCGCCTACGCCCCGGGCAACGGCGACGTCTACTACCGGGTCGGCAAGTTCGAGGGCTACGGCAAGCTGTCGCGGCGCAAGATCGAGGACCTGAAGATCGGCGCGCGCATCGAGGTCGACGAGGCCAAGGAAGATCCGCTCGACTTCGTCCTGTGGAAAGGCGCCAAGCCGGGCGAGCCGAGCTGGGAGTCGCCGTGGGGCGCCGGGCGTCCGGGCTGGCACATCGAGTGCTCGGTGATGTCCACCTGCTGTCTGGGCGAGACTTTCGACATCCACGGCGGCGGTCCGGACCTGGTGTTCCCGCACCACGAGAACGAGATCGCGCAGAGCGAGGCGGCCACCGGCAAGCTGTACGCCAACGCCTGGATGCACGCCGGCGCGGTGCGCGTCGACGGCGAGAAGATGTCCAAGAGCCTCGGCAACTTCTTCACCATCCGCGAGGTGCTGGAGAAGTACCACCCCGAGGTGGTGCGCTACCTGCTGGTGTCCAGCCACTACCGCAGCCCGATCAACTACTCCGAGGACAGCCTGCGCGAGGCCAAGGGCGCCCTGGAGCGCTTCTACAACGGTTTCAAGGGCCTGCCGGCCGCGGCGCCTACCGGTGGCGAGGAGTTCGTCGCGCGCTTCGGCGCGGCGATGGACGATGACTTCAACTCGCCGGAAGCCTGCGCGGTGCTATTCGAGATGATCCGCGAGGTCAACCGCCTGCGCGAGAGCGATCTGAACGCCGCTGCCGCGCTGGCCGCGCGCCTCAAGGAGCTGGCCGGGGTGCTCGGCGTGCTGCAGCTCGAGCCCGACGCCTTCCTGCAGGCCGGTGCCGCGGGCAAGGTCGATGCCTCTGAGGTGGAGGCGCTGATCGCCGCCCGCCTGCAGGCGCGTGCCGAGAAGAACTGGGCCGAGTCCGACCGCATCCGCGATCAGCTCACAGCCATGGGCGTGCTGCTGGAGGACGGGAAGGGCGGCACGACCTGGCGTTTGGCCGAGTAA
- a CDS encoding universal stress protein: protein MLAIRCILVVIDPNQPDSLALKRAHLISSVSQSRLHLLVCDNKHDHGAYLESLRERLTSEGHQVSVQQAWHENLHQTIITVQQAEGCGLVIKQHVPDSPLKRALLTPEDWKLLRYCPCPVLMVKTDTPWKGRNILAAVDVGNADLEHRTLHATIVSHGYEIAGLADGQLHVISAHPSAMLSAADPAFQLKETIEARYREACKRFQTDYDIPDAQLHIEEGPADALIPRICHQLQAAVTVIGTVARTGFSGALMGNTAEVVLDTLESDVLVLKPDEIIDHLEELVRH, encoded by the coding sequence ATGTTGGCCATTCGCTGCATTCTCGTGGTAATTGACCCCAACCAGCCAGATTCGCTGGCACTCAAGCGCGCCCACCTGATCTCCAGCGTCAGTCAGTCACGCCTGCATCTGCTGGTCTGCGACAACAAGCACGATCACGGCGCTTATCTCGAATCGTTACGCGAGCGGCTGACAAGCGAAGGCCATCAGGTCAGCGTCCAGCAGGCCTGGCACGAGAATCTTCACCAGACCATCATTACCGTGCAGCAAGCCGAAGGCTGCGGTCTGGTGATCAAGCAACACGTTCCGGACAGCCCGCTCAAACGCGCACTGCTTACCCCCGAAGACTGGAAGCTGCTGCGGTATTGCCCTTGCCCAGTGCTCATGGTGAAAACCGACACGCCCTGGAAGGGCCGCAACATCCTGGCCGCCGTCGACGTCGGCAATGCCGATCTCGAACATCGCACCCTGCATGCGACCATCGTCAGCCATGGTTACGAGATAGCCGGCCTCGCCGACGGACAACTGCACGTCATCAGTGCACACCCGTCAGCCATGCTGTCGGCCGCCGATCCGGCATTCCAATTGAAGGAGACCATCGAGGCGCGTTACCGCGAGGCCTGCAAGCGCTTCCAGACCGACTACGACATCCCCGACGCGCAACTGCACATTGAAGAAGGTCCTGCCGACGCGTTGATTCCGCGTATCTGTCATCAGTTGCAGGCCGCAGTGACCGTCATCGGCACCGTGGCGCGAACCGGCTTTTCCGGTGCACTTATGGGCAACACCGCCGAAGTGGTGCTCGACACGCTGGAAAGCGACGTCCTCGTGCTCAAGCCCGATGAAATCATTGATCATCTGGAAGAGCTGGTCCGCCATTGA